A stretch of the Vulcanisaeta souniana JCM 11219 genome encodes the following:
- a CDS encoding phosphoglycolate phosphatase has product MVKAVLLDIDGTLTRDRDTEALEPEAIAAIQDIVGRYVVGLVTGNALVVTQALARYIGLPRGSPLIAENGCLVDYNGEVRELCEDLNLRDAALRLMKAIPDLRPTYQFNYRRFDITLWAPGDPLDLVNAVKIELRKMNLENRVRVSHSGYALHLQPINSSKAVGIKYICSAMGIGCSDVVYIGDSDTDVEAMEIVGYGVAVSNATDELKKRARIVLEKPSGKGVADFIRYYLPRL; this is encoded by the coding sequence ATGGTTAAGGCTGTACTTCTCGATATAGACGGTACTCTAACAAGGGATAGAGATACGGAGGCACTGGAGCCTGAGGCAATAGCTGCTATACAGGATATCGTGGGAAGGTACGTAGTTGGTCTTGTCACTGGCAATGCCCTGGTGGTCACGCAGGCACTTGCGCGCTATATAGGACTACCCAGGGGATCACCCCTTATTGCCGAGAATGGTTGTCTCGTGGATTATAATGGGGAGGTCCGTGAATTATGCGAAGACTTGAATTTGAGGGATGCGGCCTTAAGGCTCATGAAGGCTATTCCTGATTTAAGGCCAACCTATCAATTTAATTATAGGAGGTTTGACATAACGCTGTGGGCACCTGGTGATCCGCTTGATTTGGTTAATGCCGTTAAGATAGAGCTAAGGAAAATGAACCTGGAAAATAGGGTGAGGGTTTCTCATAGTGGCTATGCGCTTCATCTGCAACCAATCAACTCGAGTAAGGCGGTTGGCATTAAGTATATCTGTAGTGCAATGGGTATTGGCTGCAGTGACGTTGTTTACATCGGTGATAGCGACACTGATGTAGAGGCCATGGAAATTGTTGGTTATGGAGTGGCAGTGTCTAACGCAACTGATGAACTTAAGAAAAGGGCGAGGATAGTGCTGGAGAAGCCCAGTGGTAAGGGTGTCGCGGATTTCATAAGGTACTACCTACCTAGGTTATGA
- a CDS encoding methyltransferase domain-containing protein — translation MRIAISVSNGFVSGPGEGDEVWIIEVEDSGNYKLIERYENPARYAQQVRGVFMLRSLLDRGVNTVILSEIGPPGYRWAVERGIKIYIFEGRVEDAIKAFIEGKLTEAQGPTHGEHHGGHGHHGSHHRHAEDFTKYDFLKPYVSNGMVIADLGCGDGYYCNFFKDYASRLYCVDVDEVAIEDVRRKFSNYSNVTILNEDVTSTSIPSNSVDLAFMSNVFHDIEDKEAAVREISRILRPGGKLLIIEFKEGVVFGPPFKLSPEEVEHYFSGDFVREDYVEVSPYHYMLVLKKSK, via the coding sequence ATGAGAATAGCAATATCCGTAAGTAATGGCTTTGTCTCTGGACCTGGTGAGGGAGACGAGGTGTGGATAATTGAGGTTGAGGATAGTGGCAACTACAAGTTAATTGAGCGATATGAAAACCCAGCGAGGTATGCACAGCAGGTAAGGGGTGTGTTCATGTTGAGGAGTTTGCTTGATCGTGGAGTTAACACGGTAATACTCTCCGAAATAGGTCCTCCAGGCTATAGATGGGCCGTTGAAAGGGGAATCAAGATATACATATTCGAAGGCCGTGTTGAGGATGCAATCAAGGCCTTTATCGAGGGCAAATTAACTGAGGCGCAGGGACCGACACATGGTGAGCATCATGGTGGCCATGGCCATCACGGTAGTCACCACAGGCATGCCGAGGATTTCACGAAGTACGACTTCCTAAAACCCTATGTAAGTAATGGCATGGTTATTGCTGACTTAGGATGCGGCGATGGCTATTACTGCAACTTCTTCAAGGATTATGCATCAAGGCTCTACTGCGTTGACGTTGATGAGGTGGCGATCGAGGATGTTCGTAGGAAGTTCAGTAATTACAGCAATGTGACCATACTTAATGAGGACGTTACAAGTACATCAATACCAAGTAATAGTGTTGACTTGGCCTTTATGTCCAACGTATTTCATGATATTGAGGATAAGGAAGCAGCTGTTAGGGAGATAAGTAGGATCCTGAGACCTGGCGGTAAGTTGTTAATTATTGAATTTAAGGAGGGTGTGGTGTTTGGACCCCCGTTTAAGCTGAGCCCTGAGGAAGTTGAGCATTACTTCAGTGGAGATTTTGTGAGGGAGGACTACGTAGAGGTCTCTCCTTATCATTACATGCTGGTTTTAAAAAAGTCTAAGTAG
- the psmA gene encoding archaeal proteasome endopeptidase complex subunit alpha, producing the protein MFSPQVYGYDRAITIFSPEGELYQVRYAGEAVKRGWATIGIKCADGVVLAAEKRKVSALIDLNSIEKVYMVDDHVGIAASGLLSDARVLIEHARQEAQTHKLLYDEPIDVELLTRRISDLKQVHTQYGGVRPFGAALIVGGVDKHGPRLFQTDPGGIYFGFYAVAMGAESSRITEFLEKEYKYDISINDCVRLAVRALSLVLEAAEPDRLEIGVIDVNTKMFRKLTTDEVSKYLQDVRSSTGTQAPSS; encoded by the coding sequence ATGTTCTCTCCACAAGTATATGGATACGATAGGGCCATAACAATATTTAGTCCAGAGGGTGAGTTGTACCAGGTTAGGTACGCCGGCGAGGCTGTTAAGAGGGGTTGGGCTACCATCGGTATTAAGTGCGCCGACGGCGTTGTACTCGCTGCCGAAAAGAGGAAGGTGAGCGCCTTAATTGACTTGAACAGCATTGAGAAGGTTTATATGGTTGATGACCACGTGGGTATAGCAGCATCAGGCCTACTATCAGATGCCAGAGTACTCATTGAACACGCAAGGCAGGAAGCCCAAACACACAAGTTACTCTATGATGAACCCATAGACGTTGAGTTATTGACCAGGAGAATTAGTGATCTTAAGCAGGTGCATACTCAGTACGGCGGCGTGAGGCCCTTTGGCGCCGCATTAATTGTTGGTGGAGTTGATAAGCATGGACCGAGGCTATTCCAGACAGATCCTGGCGGTATCTACTTCGGTTTCTATGCAGTTGCCATGGGTGCCGAGTCAAGTAGAATAACGGAATTCCTAGAGAAGGAGTATAAGTATGATATTAGCATTAACGATTGCGTGAGACTGGCAGTTAGAGCATTGAGTCTCGTGCTTGAGGCAGCGGAGCCCGATAGGCTGGAGATTGGGGTTATCGATGTTAATACGAAGATGTTCAGGAAATTAACAACTGATGAGGTAAGCAAGTACCTGCAGGATGTTAGGAGCTCAACTGGTACGCAGGCACCATCTTCATAA
- a CDS encoding YkgJ family cysteine cluster protein, whose protein sequence is MMKAEFPRVRFTCVLCGECCRRYWIPVTHRDVARIARYTGMRPREFLALFPKEMAADWDEPVIRLRDGEYYLVLKKRLDGTCIFNKWIGDKLICSVHSVKPNVCRYYPFIYWLNGDIAKFEVYDKALGYCPGIGKGGYVDLKIEISSISDAVKAKTEFREIINKWDELVREGSVNGTLEEFMDYLEKAIDAYSRKNS, encoded by the coding sequence ATGATGAAGGCTGAGTTCCCTAGGGTTAGGTTCACCTGTGTATTATGCGGTGAGTGCTGTAGGCGTTACTGGATACCAGTGACGCATAGGGATGTTGCGAGGATCGCTAGGTACACTGGAATGAGGCCCAGGGAATTCCTGGCATTATTCCCTAAGGAAATGGCCGCTGACTGGGATGAACCAGTGATAAGACTTAGGGATGGCGAGTACTACCTTGTGCTTAAGAAGAGGCTTGATGGCACGTGCATATTCAATAAGTGGATCGGTGATAAGTTGATTTGCTCAGTACACTCGGTCAAGCCCAACGTGTGTAGGTATTACCCATTCATTTACTGGCTTAATGGCGATATTGCCAAGTTCGAGGTTTATGATAAAGCACTTGGTTACTGCCCCGGCATAGGAAAGGGAGGCTATGTTGACCTTAAGATCGAGATATCGTCAATAAGCGATGCCGTAAAGGCCAAGACCGAGTTTAGGGAAATTATTAACAAGTGGGATGAGTTGGTTAGGGAGGGATCTGTTAATGGCACCTTGGAGGAATTCATGGATTACCTGGAGAAAGCCATTGATGCTTATTCCCGTAAAAATTCATAA
- a CDS encoding tRNA (adenine-N1)-methyltransferase, giving the protein MPIREGDYVLLVGDGVRSVIKVVKGSRINTIRGIINGDDIIGNEYGIIVRTSLGYEVAILRPLITDILLERGGRVTQVIYPKDAAQIIISAGIGPGSKVAEAGVGSGFMTAVLAYYVRPDGKVYGYDKREDSIRTARRNLELLGLNEWVELRLRDVSTEGFLEKELDAVILDMGDPWNALPSATEALRTDGILVIYVPTVNQVIKVITAMKGAGYVNVRMLDVTVREWKTEPNEVRPHTWINAHTGFLIIGRRTIRPAAQPTE; this is encoded by the coding sequence ATGCCAATAAGGGAGGGGGATTACGTTCTACTTGTCGGTGATGGGGTTAGGTCGGTGATTAAAGTCGTTAAAGGCTCGAGAATAAACACCATAAGGGGTATTATCAATGGCGATGATATAATAGGGAATGAGTACGGCATCATTGTGAGGACAAGCCTTGGCTATGAAGTAGCCATACTAAGGCCCTTAATTACGGATATACTGCTTGAAAGGGGAGGCAGGGTGACGCAGGTCATATACCCTAAGGACGCCGCGCAGATAATAATTAGCGCAGGCATAGGCCCTGGCAGTAAGGTTGCGGAGGCAGGCGTTGGCAGTGGCTTTATGACTGCCGTGCTAGCCTATTACGTGAGACCTGACGGTAAGGTATACGGTTATGACAAGAGGGAGGATTCCATAAGGACCGCAAGGAGAAACCTTGAACTGCTTGGCCTCAATGAATGGGTTGAACTCAGACTCAGGGATGTGAGTACCGAGGGATTCCTTGAGAAGGAGTTAGATGCCGTGATCCTGGACATGGGTGATCCATGGAATGCCCTGCCCAGCGCAACCGAAGCGCTTAGGACCGACGGTATTTTGGTGATTTACGTACCCACAGTGAACCAGGTAATTAAGGTCATTACGGCAATGAAGGGGGCAGGTTATGTAAACGTGAGGATGCTCGATGTGACGGTTAGGGAGTGGAAAACTGAGCCCAATGAGGTTAGGCCGCATACCTGGATTAATGCGCACACTGGCTTCTTAATAATTGGTAGGAGAACCATTAGACCGGCGGCTCAACCAACCGAGTAG
- the sepP gene encoding undecaprenyl-diphosphatase SepP has protein sequence MKVRIEHRHLYVALMLYALYALLTMYILMNSEANPVNTYLFFTVFNNKVQALTPLLTVISIDDYGRALFWIPIALILWYFGGRYRRASVLMVSAFVISLLLGELMKHIIYEPRPFLVLHITPLIHEQLDSSYPSGHALIVGTGAYSAIIALPWYVSLPLTLEALLVSYGRIYVGVHWPLDVIAGWLLGIANVELVLALPQYYGVIYMIMKKLLGWLSRRSNGSPTNY, from the coding sequence ATGAAGGTGAGGATTGAGCACAGACACCTTTATGTGGCATTAATGCTATACGCGCTATATGCCTTATTAACCATGTACATACTCATGAACTCCGAAGCCAACCCAGTGAATACTTACCTATTCTTTACTGTATTCAATAATAAGGTGCAGGCACTAACGCCATTACTTACCGTAATCAGCATTGATGACTACGGAAGAGCCCTTTTCTGGATACCCATAGCCCTAATACTATGGTACTTCGGTGGTAGGTATAGGAGGGCGAGCGTATTGATGGTTTCCGCATTTGTAATAAGCCTACTGCTTGGTGAGTTAATGAAGCATATAATCTACGAACCAAGGCCATTCCTCGTACTTCACATAACCCCACTAATTCATGAGCAATTGGATTCATCATATCCCTCCGGCCACGCATTAATCGTAGGCACTGGGGCGTACTCTGCAATAATTGCGCTACCCTGGTACGTATCACTACCCCTAACCCTGGAGGCCCTACTTGTGTCTTATGGCAGGATTTATGTTGGTGTTCACTGGCCACTCGACGTAATTGCAGGTTGGTTGTTGGGAATCGCCAACGTTGAACTTGTACTTGCGCTACCTCAGTACTACGGGGTCATTTATATGATAATGAAGAAACTACTCGGTTGGTTGAGCCGCCGGTCTAATGGTTCTCCTACCAATTATTAA
- a CDS encoding ribosome biogenesis/translation initiation ATPase RLI gives MPVRIAVVDKDLCQPRKCSQECIRFCPIVRSGKRAIYMDEQLGHPVITDLCTACGICVRKCPFEAITIVNLPSELGEDCVHQYGPSGFKLFRLPMPKPGRVLGIIGQNAMGKTTIAKILSGELKPNLCTNTQSSVDDIIRFFRGTELQPYLNKLYRSEIRVVHKPQYIELIPMYVKGTVKDVLMKVGSEEEVMRIAGKLNLMHLLNRDVSKLSGGELQRLAIAAALLRGADTYIFDEPTTHLDIVERMRVAEAIRDTAGGNKYVIVIDHDLAVLDYLADQVVILYGKPGAYGIVSHMRGAREGINEYLSGYLASENMLIRREPIKFRVKPAPRPIQRERILLEWTDLVKRLGDFKLEVRAGVIHRGEVIGVLGPNGIGKTTFARLLVNEVEPDSGVVIPHGEARISYKPQYVRDLAIKYGDKTVREYLAMTAGNDFNTRIIWPDLANGLSLIPLMDRELSGLSGGELQRVVVAGSLLKDVEVYLLDEPMAYLDIEQRVRVASVIRRIIEERDVIALVIEHDITMIDYLSTSVMVFLGEPGKHGIAESPTDLRAGMNEFLKNQDVTFRREPQVGRPRINKRGSYLDRLQRSIGEYYYYMSTEETEETETKRD, from the coding sequence ATGCCCGTCAGAATAGCAGTTGTTGATAAGGACCTGTGCCAACCAAGGAAGTGTAGTCAGGAGTGTATTAGGTTCTGCCCAATCGTGAGGAGTGGTAAGAGGGCAATATATATGGACGAGCAGTTGGGCCATCCAGTCATTACTGACCTATGCACGGCCTGTGGCATATGCGTTAGGAAGTGTCCCTTTGAGGCAATAACGATCGTTAATCTACCCAGTGAGTTGGGTGAGGACTGTGTCCATCAATACGGCCCCAGCGGCTTCAAACTCTTCAGGCTGCCCATGCCCAAGCCTGGTAGGGTTCTCGGTATAATTGGGCAGAATGCAATGGGTAAGACAACAATAGCCAAGATACTCTCAGGTGAGTTAAAACCGAACCTGTGCACAAACACCCAGTCCTCTGTGGATGATATCATAAGGTTCTTTAGGGGTACGGAGCTACAACCCTACTTAAATAAGCTGTACAGGAGTGAGATTAGGGTTGTTCATAAGCCCCAGTATATCGAGTTAATACCCATGTATGTTAAGGGCACGGTTAAGGACGTATTAATGAAGGTGGGCAGTGAGGAGGAGGTCATGAGGATCGCGGGGAAGCTAAACCTCATGCATTTACTCAATAGGGACGTTAGTAAGTTAAGCGGCGGTGAGCTGCAGAGACTTGCAATTGCAGCGGCGCTCCTTAGGGGCGCTGATACGTACATATTTGATGAACCAACAACCCACCTTGATATTGTTGAAAGGATGAGGGTTGCAGAGGCCATTAGGGATACCGCCGGTGGTAATAAGTACGTGATAGTCATAGACCACGACTTGGCCGTACTTGATTACCTAGCGGATCAAGTGGTTATTCTCTACGGTAAGCCCGGCGCTTATGGTATTGTATCCCACATGAGGGGCGCCAGGGAGGGCATTAATGAGTACCTTAGTGGTTACTTAGCTAGTGAGAACATGTTGATAAGGAGGGAACCCATTAAGTTCAGGGTCAAGCCAGCCCCAAGGCCCATCCAGAGGGAAAGGATACTGCTTGAGTGGACTGACTTGGTAAAGAGACTTGGTGATTTTAAGCTTGAGGTTAGGGCCGGCGTTATCCATAGGGGTGAGGTCATTGGCGTATTAGGCCCCAATGGCATTGGTAAGACCACGTTTGCGAGACTCCTCGTTAATGAGGTAGAGCCTGACTCAGGGGTCGTGATCCCGCATGGCGAGGCTAGGATTAGTTATAAGCCTCAGTACGTTAGAGACTTGGCCATTAAGTACGGTGATAAGACCGTAAGGGAATACCTTGCTATGACCGCAGGTAATGATTTCAACACGAGAATAATCTGGCCCGATCTAGCCAATGGATTATCACTAATACCTTTGATGGATAGGGAATTATCGGGCTTAAGTGGCGGTGAACTCCAGAGGGTGGTTGTCGCTGGGTCATTACTCAAGGATGTGGAGGTTTACCTACTTGATGAGCCCATGGCCTACCTGGACATTGAACAGAGGGTTAGGGTTGCGTCAGTAATAAGGAGGATAATTGAGGAGAGGGACGTTATTGCCCTTGTTATTGAACACGACATAACGATGATTGATTACCTAAGCACGTCAGTCATGGTATTCCTAGGGGAGCCTGGTAAACACGGCATTGCGGAATCGCCTACTGACCTGAGGGCAGGCATGAATGAGTTCCTTAAGAACCAGGACGTGACATTTAGGAGGGAACCCCAGGTGGGTAGGCCAAGAATAAATAAGAGAGGCTCATATCTAGATAGGTTACAGAGAAGTATTGGTGAGTATTACTACTACATGAGTACTGAGGAAACAGAGGAAACAGAGACCAAGAGGGACTGA
- a CDS encoding saccharopine dehydrogenase C-terminal domain-containing protein, translating into MGWINKDARMPINTVVAVGIVGLGPMGRATAHYLVKHTDHVVNGYDNSEEAINGARRIGVNGAVKADATKYEDLRRIAGENDVIISAVPQSIADQVVLKTHELGKPVIDLIFMWSYNEELAHKLNNGPIIIPACGWAPGLTNLLAMAAASELEAVEEVGIHVGGNPVNPRPPLYYELLFSLGSTADEYVRPATIIRDGKVVSVEPLAEIFDFRTWLVDGDFAEFYTDGLSTLLVSLPKYFRTLRSVYERTIRWRRHLEVMRVLKDLGLLSDVETAKYVLSKSLRFGVNDFSITVVEAVGEAGGDRAIVRFEGIDHAKGDFTSMARLTGFTAAIIADLVAKDKIKGEGLTPIEEAYISNRNLLNEVINGLSREGIKFWRSVTSIVK; encoded by the coding sequence GTGGGTTGGATTAATAAAGATGCTAGGATGCCCATTAATACCGTGGTTGCCGTAGGTATTGTTGGTTTAGGTCCCATGGGACGTGCAACTGCCCATTACCTGGTTAAGCATACGGACCATGTCGTTAATGGTTATGACAACAGTGAGGAGGCAATCAATGGGGCTAGGAGGATTGGCGTTAATGGTGCCGTTAAGGCTGATGCCACGAAGTACGAGGATTTAAGGCGCATTGCCGGCGAGAATGACGTAATCATTAGTGCAGTTCCGCAGTCAATAGCTGATCAGGTGGTCCTTAAGACCCATGAACTCGGTAAGCCGGTGATTGACCTAATATTCATGTGGAGTTACAACGAGGAATTGGCCCATAAGTTGAATAATGGACCCATTATTATTCCAGCCTGTGGCTGGGCCCCTGGGCTTACGAATTTGCTGGCTATGGCGGCGGCCAGTGAGCTTGAGGCCGTTGAGGAGGTTGGTATACACGTTGGCGGTAACCCGGTTAATCCGAGACCACCACTTTACTATGAATTACTCTTCTCCCTTGGGAGTACTGCTGATGAGTATGTTAGGCCTGCGACGATCATTAGGGATGGCAAGGTGGTTAGTGTTGAGCCTCTTGCGGAGATCTTTGACTTCAGGACTTGGCTTGTTGATGGTGATTTCGCGGAGTTCTACACGGATGGCTTGAGCACATTACTAGTTTCATTACCCAAGTACTTCAGGACGCTGAGGAGTGTTTACGAGAGGACTATTAGGTGGAGGAGACATTTGGAGGTTATGAGGGTCCTAAAGGACCTTGGGTTGCTAAGTGATGTGGAGACAGCAAAGTACGTGCTCTCTAAGTCACTGAGGTTTGGTGTAAATGACTTCTCAATAACCGTTGTTGAGGCTGTGGGTGAGGCAGGTGGTGATAGGGCTATTGTTAGGTTTGAGGGTATTGACCATGCTAAGGGTGATTTCACGTCAATGGCTAGGCTCACCGGCTTCACGGCAGCCATCATAGCCGACCTAGTGGCCAAGGACAAGATCAAAGGCGAAGGACTAACACCAATTGAAGAAGCTTATATCAGCAATAGAAATCTATTGAACGAAGTGATTAATGGTCTAAGCAGGGAGGGTATTAAGTTCTGGAGGTCAGTAACGTCTATCGTAAAGTAA
- a CDS encoding Gfo/Idh/MocA family protein: MRVLVIGIGSMGLNHIKVLSQLKKENLVTNVYAVDIDRQRLEIAKNQGADLVFTDVHDALPYKPDLGIIATPTRLHYGIASELINHMDLLIEKPITERLSEAMDLYRKSQALGRKVLVGHIERFNPAYRALINELSNERPIHVETIRVGPLRGNPQSYGNVLLDLGIHDIDLVLSMVYSDEVKIIGRLLRGNPVSTAWALLDIDETMYVLHASWDYEVRIRRMILTLRNRHYEVDLLNKSLIRDGSRHMIEGMDQLRQELTHALNVIRGIEEPVIDIINAIRTLAIVEGIISNKSVINLGELLS; encoded by the coding sequence GTGAGGGTCCTTGTTATTGGCATTGGTTCGATGGGGCTCAACCACATAAAGGTATTGTCGCAATTGAAGAAGGAGAACCTGGTAACCAATGTATATGCAGTGGACATCGACAGGCAAAGGCTCGAGATCGCCAAGAACCAAGGCGCAGACCTGGTATTCACCGACGTGCATGATGCCCTCCCCTACAAGCCAGACCTTGGTATAATAGCGACACCGACAAGGCTTCACTACGGTATAGCCAGCGAACTCATAAATCACATGGACCTATTAATAGAGAAGCCGATTACTGAAAGGCTCAGTGAAGCAATGGACCTATACCGTAAATCCCAGGCCCTTGGTAGAAAAGTGCTTGTGGGCCACATAGAGAGGTTCAACCCGGCATACAGGGCGTTAATTAATGAATTAAGTAATGAGAGGCCCATACACGTGGAGACAATAAGGGTAGGGCCCCTAAGAGGTAACCCGCAGTCTTACGGTAACGTGCTCCTTGATCTAGGCATTCATGATATAGACCTAGTACTTAGCATGGTCTATAGTGATGAGGTTAAAATAATTGGCAGGCTCCTCAGGGGAAACCCTGTGAGTACAGCATGGGCATTACTTGACATTGATGAGACCATGTATGTACTGCATGCATCCTGGGATTACGAAGTAAGGATTAGGAGAATGATCCTTACCCTAAGGAATAGACATTACGAAGTGGATCTACTAAATAAGTCCTTGATCCGCGATGGGTCAAGGCACATGATAGAGGGCATGGACCAATTAAGGCAGGAATTAACCCATGCGTTAAACGTCATAAGAGGCATTGAGGAACCCGTCATAGATATTATAAATGCAATTAGGACGCTGGCCATAGTAGAAGGAATAATCTCAAATAAATCAGTTATAAACCTGGGCGAATTGCTAAGTTGA
- a CDS encoding ribbon-helix-helix domain-containing protein yields MSTSGEENNERKTVTIRGLSTDIYDRVSRLAKETGATVGEVVNDALKRYIATLENISRTIDNMIRSGDVVMISGVSSLTVTKVDLESLDKPVVFKDMDELIFTDDVTNELIKSKVAKIVNVNTVYVPKSVSTLLIASKSELVKKIVPRQ; encoded by the coding sequence ATGTCTACCAGTGGTGAAGAAAACAATGAAAGAAAGACAGTGACAATTAGGGGATTAAGCACAGACATTTATGACAGAGTAAGCAGACTAGCGAAGGAAACAGGGGCAACGGTAGGCGAGGTAGTCAATGATGCCCTCAAGAGGTATATAGCAACCCTTGAGAACATATCGAGGACTATTGACAATATGATTAGGTCAGGCGACGTAGTGATGATAAGCGGTGTCTCCTCATTAACAGTAACGAAGGTCGACTTGGAATCCCTGGATAAACCCGTGGTTTTTAAGGACATGGACGAGTTGATATTCACCGATGACGTTACCAATGAGCTCATAAAGAGCAAGGTGGCCAAGATAGTTAACGTAAATACGGTTTATGTACCGAAGTCAGTATCGACACTACTAATAGCTTCCAAGAGCGAACTTGTTAAGAAGATAGTGCCCAGGCAGTGA